AATCCCTCGACCGCGGCATGGGAAACGATGGGATCATTTCCCCCCTGGATGATTTGACCCGAAACAGGGCATGGTGCCAAAAAACTGAAATCATACAGATTTACCGGTGGGCTGACGGAAATAAATCCCTCTAATTCGGGACGTCGCATCAAAAGCTGCATCGCGATCCAGGCTCCGAAAGAAAATCCCGCAACCCAAAAAGATCGTGCATTTGGATGTGTTGCCTGAAGCCAATCCAGGGCCGCCGCGGCATCGCTAAGCTCCCCTTCTCCATTATCATAGCTGCCCTCTGATCGGCCGACGCCCCTAAAATTGAATCGTAATGCACTAAATCCGTGTTCGGCAAAACACCGATATAAAGCATAGACGATTTTATTGTTCATCGTCCCGCCATGCTTGGGATGAGGGTGCAAAATCAGGGCAATGGGCGCATCTTTTTCTTTGCTAGGGTGATAACGCCCTTCTATTCTACCGGCTGGCCCACTAAAGATAATTTCTGGCATACGTCAATTCCCTTATTTTTATAACGCGGTTTTTAAAATTTTAGCCACGGACTATATACCCAGAGAAAACAGCGTTCGTCGCAAAATAGATTGGATTTGCATCCCCAGAACAATATTCTTTTTGACTGAGGGATTTCGTGGTTTTTCAGTTTTCTGCGGCTTTTTTCTTTTCTTGTCTCAACACAAAGTCTATGAAAGACTACCATGACAAGGAAAACTTCGCCACAAAATTAACTAAATTTATCACAAGCACAGGCTGGTTCATGTCCACACATGAAAGATCCCGGAGCTCCAGAGCCCCGGGTAAGAATCTATAGTGTTTTTCTACGTGATCAATAGAGAAATAGCTTTTTGGATGGCCACACTCTCTTCGTTCGTTCGCCATGACGTCATGGCGAGGAGGGCGAAGCCCGACGTGGCCATCCAGAAAGCCATCCTGTTGTCTATTGACTTTGCAGGAAAATACTATATTACGGCGCTTCTATGGTTGCAATTCGCAGAATATTCGTCCCCCCAGACGTCCCAAAGGGAACGCCGGCAATCACGATGATCTTGTCGTTAACCTCTGCAAAGCCGGCATTATGCGCCGATTTGCAAGCGGTTTCAACCATATGGGCGAAACTGTAAACTTCTTCGGTTGGGATTGCATGAACGCCCCAAACAAGCGCCAAAAATCTGGCAGTGCCAACATTGGGTGTTAATGCCAAGATGGGTGATTCTGGTCGTTCGCGTGCAGCCCTTAGGGTGGTGGATCCAGTTTCTGAGAACGTCACGGTTACAGACACCCGTATGATATGGGCGGCCTGTCGCGCGGCTGCTGTAATGGCGCCCGCAACGGTGTCCATCGCTTTTGGACGGCTATCTTCCAACATTTGACGGTAGATTGGATCGTGTTCAACTTTTGTGATGATTCGGTTCATCATAGCGACAGCTTCGACCGGATATTGCCCCGAAGCCGATTCCGCCGACAACATCACCGCATCAACACCATCGTAAATTGCTGTGGCAACATCTGATGCTTCTGCGCGTGTGGGCGATGGGCAGCTCACCATGGAATCTAACATTTGCGTTGCGACAATAACGGGTTTTCCGGCACTTCGACAGGCTTTGATAATTTCTTTTTGAATACAGGGAACTTCCTCCGGCAGCATTTCCACGCCCAAGTCCCCGCGGGCTACCATAATGGCATCTGAAAGCTGAACAATCTCGGTCAGATGGACAATCGCCATGGGCTTTTCTAGCTTAGAGATAAGCTTGGCACGATCCTTGATTAACCCTTTGGCCTCGATCACGTCCTCTGGTTTTTGCACAAAAGACAATGCAATCCAATCCACGCCCAAGGACAAGCTAAATTCCAAATCCGCACGATCTTTTGTTGTTAACGCAGAAATAGGAAGCATAACCCCAGGGACATTCAACCCCTTTCGGTTCGACAATTCCCCGCCGGTGATGACCTCTGTCATGACTGATGTTTTTCCATTTTCAATCACCCTTAATGCCAATTTTCCGTCATCAAGCAATAAGTCGGCACCCTTTGTCAGGGCAGGAAAAAGCTCAGGATGGGGCAGACAAACCCGATCATTGTTGCCCGGAGTTGGGTCAAGATCCAATGTAAAGTGTTGATGAGGTTTTAGGGTGATTTTTCCCGTCTCGAATGTGCTAACGCGAAGCTTTGGCCCCTGTAAGTCTGCAACAATGGCAATGGGCCGCCCCAGTTTTTTTTCTAAATTTCGAATATGATCAACGCTTTGACGATGTTCGGGGTGGGTGCCATGTGAAAAATTCAACCTAAAAACGTCCGCACCCGCCATGAACAAAGATTCGATGGCTTCGGGGGTGGTGCTGGCTGGCCCTAGGGTTGCTACGATTTTGGCTTGGCGAAAACGTCTCATGAGGGGAAACTTTAGTAAGATTTGCTTGTAGGTTAAGTGTGGCAAAAAAATATCCAAATGACAAGGCGCGGAAATATAAATATTTTGCGACATATGCCCATTCCCGATCCCTCCTAATGACCTGTCTGGTTTTTGGCGCTTAAGACAGTAAAAAACTCTCGTCGATTTTGATTGTGCGCTGGACACGATCAACATCAAGGACGCTATCTTTTTGAAAGGAAAGCGTGAAGAATTTTGATTCCTCGGCAGCCTTGATTTCCAGAAAATCACCCGCACCATAATTGTGAACAGATGCGATTGTTCCAACCAGATTTCCCGCTAAATCAAGAACGCTCATCCCAACCAGATCGTCATAATAATATTCACCGCCACCTGATGGGTCATCTTCTAATTGGGGGAGCTGGTCTTTATTGACAAATAGCTTTGTCTTGACCAAGGCTTCGGATTGGGTGCGCGTCGTACACCCTGGCACAGACACTAGAATGCTGTTCCAGGATTTAATCTGCTTTATATCAATCTTGACCACAACCCCCTGATCATTAACCAGGGGGCCATAGGCCACAATTCCATCTGGGGATTCGGTGTGGGTTTTAATCTTTACCCACCCCTTGATTCCATGGGGGGCAACAATTTCCCCCAGGCAAATCATTATATCATTTTCCAAAATCAACTACGCGCTGGCTTGTGCGGCAGCTTTAAGTCTTTCTTGGGCCTTTTTCTTTGGCGCAGACTGCTTTGGGTTTTCTACATAAGCAACCGGTGGTGTGATCCCCGTGTAGCCCATAAATTTTTGTACGCGTTCTGTTGGTTGTGCGCCAACGGACAGCCAGTATTTAACGCGCTCTGCATTCAGAACCAACCTATCGGCATGGCCTTGTGGCAATAATGGGTTGTAGGAACCAACGCGTTCCACAAATTTTCCGTCCCGTGGGCTGGCTGCTTCTGCGACAATGATCCGATAAAATGGACGCTTTTTTGCGCCACCACGTGCTAGACGAATTTTTAAAGACATAACAAATACTCTCCTGTTAAAAAATAATAACTCATTAAAACTAACTTAACGAAAACCAACCTAACGCCCAAAAAGCCCTTTTAGCCCTTGGCGCATCATTCCTTTTTGACCAAGTTTCCCCATTTGTTTCATCATGGTTTGCATCTGCTGAAACTGCTTGAGGAGACGATTCACGTCCGCCACTGTTTGCCCGCATCCCGCTGCCACTCTTCGTTTCCGTGATGCGTTAAGGATTCGAAAATCTTTCTTTTCCAAACGCGTCATGGATCGAACAATACCAACTTGCTGGCGAATCATTTTGTCGTCAACTCCGGATTCCTTGAGCTTATCTTTCATCTTGCTGGCACCCGGCAATAATCCCAATAAACTTGTCAGTCCACCCATTTTCAACATCTGTTCCAGATGCTTGGCCATATCATCTAAATCAAAATGCCCTTTTTGCATTTTTTTTGCAAGTTTTTCAGCATCTTCTTGGCTAATAACTTCTGTGGCACGCTCCACAAGGCTGACAATGTCGCCCATATCCAAAATTCGGCTGGCAATACGTTCCGGTTGGAAGGGTTCCAATTGGTCTGTTTTTTCTCCTGTCCCCATGAATTTAATGGGGCATCCCGTAACTGCGCGCATCGAAAGTGCCGCACCCCCCCGGCTGTCGCCATCAACGCGCGTCAGCACAAGGCCCGTAAGCCCAACGGCATCATGAAACCCCGTAGCAATGGTGACGGCATCCTGGCCCGTCATCGCATCGGCCACCAACAGCGTTTCTATTGGATTGATGAATTGCTTGAGGGCGGTCACCTCCTCCATTAAATCCTGGTCAATATGAAGGCGCCCGGCGGTATCAAATAAAATAACATCGATGCCTTGCTTCTTGGCCTCCTCTAACGCGCGCTTGGCAATATCCAGCGGCTTTTGTTGGGCGATAATGGGCAAGGTTGAAATGGTTAATTGCTGTCCCAAGATGGATAATTGTTCTTGCGCAGCTGGGCGATAAATATCCAGCGATACCATCAGAACTTTTTTATGAAATTTTTCTTTGAGGAACTTACCCAGCTTTGCCGTCGTGGTTGTCTTGCCCGACCCTTGTAACCCCACCATCAAAATGGAAAGCGGGGCAGGGGCTGCCAGGTTTAAGCCCTCTTCCTTGGTGCCCAGCATTTCAACCAGATGATCGTGGACGATTTTAACGACCATTTTGCCCGGGGCAATACTTCGGATGACTTCTTGGCCGATGGCGCGATCACGCACCTGGTCGATGAATTGCTTGACCACGGGCAATGCCACGTCAGCCTCTAGCAGCGCAATGCGTACCTCGCGTAGGACGGCGGTTACATCCTCTGGCGTTAGGATCCCACGCCCCTTGAGTTTGTCCAGAATGCCTGTTAATCGTCCCGATAGAGATTGAAACATGATATAGCCTTGTTGTATTGTTTTTTGCAAAGGGTCATCATTTTATTGAATAATTCATGCTGCCAACGGTTTTGATTACCCGCCCAGAGCCCGCCAACAGTTTAACGGTGCTAGCCTTTGAGGCTGCAGGTTTTCAAACAATAGCAGAGCCGCTTATCCAAATAAAATATCAAACATGTGAAATCATACTAGGCGAAAACATACGGTCTTATCAAGCTGTTCTTGTGACGTCAGGAATGGCGATTCGTGCATTGGCTGCGCAGACGACTGAGCGTGCGTTTTTACTGATGTGTGTCGGGCGGAAATCGCGGCAACTGGCTCGTGATCTTGGGTTTTTGTATGTTGTATCGCCCCCTAGCGCTGTGGAAAATGCGGCTACGTTTGTTCGGTATATCGAGGGGGTTTTGTCGCCAAAGAATGGCCCCCTGCTTTACTGTTGTGGTGATTTTGTTCAGGCGGATATATCGATGCTGCTTAAAAATCAGGGATTCATTGTGGGCACGGCCATTGTTTATAAGGGCATCGAAAAAACGGAACTGTCACCCAAGGCTCTTGATTTTCTAAGAACGAACCAAGGTGGATGGGTCACTTTTTATTCTCCGCGCACCGTCGATGTATTTTTAAAACTTTGTCTGTGTTATAATCTGGCCGGTTCTCTCTCGTGTTTTTCGACGCTTTCTTTAAGTCCAAAAATAGAAGAAAAGCTTGACAAAACTTGGTGGAAAAATGGGATAATAGCACCAACGACCGAGTTATTAATTGTTAATTTGAAAGAACAGTTTGAGGCATAGCGAACAATCATGAAAACAGAAAATAGTCTACCGACTGACGATGTCATCCCTGAAGAGAAAGCACCTGAAGCCACAAAAGCAAAAGTAAAAGCCGATGCCTTTGTGAAAGAGAAAGCCGATGAAATAAAAGCAAAGGCTGAGGAATTTATGAAATGGAGCGTATTAAGGTGGAGCGCATTGCCATCGTACCTTTTCCAGAACTTCTTAGTAAACTTGCTCTCTAGCCTCGTTCTGGTGGGGGTCATCCTGTCGTTTATATACGCTTTTGGGTCTACATTAGAAAAGTGGCTATTTCCATCCTCCCAGAACATTGCAAAGCTGATGCATGATAGTGATAGTTTGATGGTTAAAACCGATGAATTGCAAAAGCAGATTCAGCGGCAACAGGAACAGTTAGCTGAAATTCAACAGCTGCGTAGCCAAACAACCGATATCCAGGAAAAAATGGATGGTTTTTCAAAAAATATTAATGAGCTGTCCGATCAGGTAAAGAACAAATTAAAGGATCAATCGGCGCAATCGGTGGCACAAGTGGCTCCCGGGCCAAACATGATTGACCTTACTGAAAAGTGGAATACAATCAAATCACATTTCCAGGATGGGGAATCTTTTTCAAAGATCCTTGAGAAAATCAGCCCAACTGTTTTGCAGATTGATTCATCGGCTGCCAGCTTGATTCAGCATATTTTGCCGCACGCTCAGCATGCCACAAAAACTCAGCCTGTTCTTTTGGAGGAGCTGACCGAGCTTCATAAAACCCTGGCGAGTGAATCTTTATCTCACAAGAACGCCGCCAGTGATGCGCCAGTTTCTTGGTTGGGGGCTATCAAAAATAAATTCCTGAGCCTTATACGCGTCCGAAGCGTTGTAGAGAATTCCTTGGAGAAAGATGAAATACAGGCGCTCGAGAAAGCTGTGACTACTTTGAAAGCCGGGCGCTTGGTGGATTGTATCGGGATCATCAAGACGCAAATCAAAACATACTCTTCTCTTATCAAGAAATGGGAAAAGGATGCAAAGGATCGTCAAGCTCTCGAATCATCATTTGTTTTGCTTAAGGATCGCCTAGAGGCTATTTTGGGTAGCGAAGCCAGCAAAAGGGTTGCATCATGACCGCTGGATGGCTGTATGGAACTCGATTTTTTCTACAACTATCCCTTGTTTGTTGTATTGGCATCCTCTTTGTTTTGTTTCCGGGGGATGCCTCTCTCCGATGGTTGGGGTTTTCTTTGGAAATGCCAATCGCCGTTATGCTGGCCGTTTTTTTTGCGACGATGGCCTGCCTGATCCTGCTTCATCATTTCTGGCGGAAGTTGTTGGATATCCCAAAAAGACGTAACGAATACGTCCAGCGGAAAAAATACCTACGGGGCGAGGATCTCCTTTTGGAAAGCCTGACAGCTATTGTGGCCCAACAACCAGAAGAAGCCCAAGGCGCCATCAAATCGGCGGAAAGCCTTATCCCTGATCATAATTTGTTTTCTTTCGTGGCAGGGCAGGCGGCTTTCATGGCCAAAGATTTCGAGAATGCAGAAATCTATTTCAAGCAACTGGAGCAGAACGACAAGACAAAATTTTTTGGACTTCACGGGCTTATCTTGTTGGCTTTGAATCAAAAAGATTGGATTTATGCCGAAACCCTTTTGCAAAAAGCCGTTGCGTTGCGCCCTGATTCGCCGTGGGTTCAGCAAAAAGTCCTCAAAAATCAGCTGAATCTGATTCTAAGTGGCCAGGAATCGCAAATTCAAACAAAGAATCTGTATCGGTTTTTACCAAAGGAAAAGGCAAACGCCCATCAGGCTATGCTTTTGTGGCTCAAGGCAGAGCGTCAGAAATACGATCCTGCTTTGTTCCATGATTTATGCCAGCAAGCGTACGATTTGGTTCCTGGAAATGTGATTTTTGCTGTTAAGTTGTCCGAATCCTATCACAGGCGGGGGGATACAAAAAAAGCGCAAAAGATCATAGGGGTCACATATAAAATTAGCCCGCATCGTCTTTTGGGGGATGCCTGGTCTGGGATGCTTTTGGATGTCAAGCCGGTGGAACAATACAGATCGCTTGAAAGTCTGTCCCAGCTGAACCCTAGTCATCCGGAAAGTTCTTGGATTATGGCTGTGGCCGCAGTTCGGGCGCATCTCTGGGGGCAGGCAAAAAGTCACCTAACCCCCCTTTTGGAATACGGTGACAGTCAATTAATCTGTAATCTTATGGCGGAGATCGAAGAAAAACAATTTCCCGATGCCCCAGAGGCGAGTCGTTTGTGGTTGAAACGGGCATCCAAGGCCCCCCATACCGAGGGGTGGTATTGCAAGGCATGTCATACAAAGGCCGACGATTGGAAGGTTTTATGTCCGGCCTGCAATCACATGGGGACATTAGAATGGCAGACGATTCCCGGTATCAACATTGAACCAGAGCAACAGTTATTGTTGCAAACTGATTCATCCTTGTCTGAATTTTGAAAGTATAATTCATTGTTTCCTGTTTGGCGTTCGACCGTTATAACGTTGTTTCCTGAGATGTTCCCTGGGCCCTTGGCGCATTCATTGGCGGGACGGGGCTTGCAGGATGGGCTATGGCAGCTGGACACCATCAACATCCGTGACTTTGCCACAGACAAACACCGTACCGTTGATGATACCTGTGCGGGTGGGGGTGCTGGGATGGTATTAAAGGCAGATGTTGTGGACAGGGCGCTGCAAGCCGGATTGGAAGCCTATCCAAAGGATAATCGCCCAGCAATCATTTACCTAACCCCCCGGGGAAAGCCATTACAGCAAGCAGACACCCGTCGATTAATCAAGGATCATCCAGCCGGGTGCGTATTATTGTGCGGTCGGTATGAGGGGGTTGATGATCGCGTGATTCGCCATTGGCAACAGGAATATAGCCTTATTGAAATCAGCATTGGCGATTATATTTTGTCCGGGGGCGAAATGGCGGCCCTGGTGTTGATGGATGCCTGCGTCAGATTATTGCCAGGAATCGTCAACAAGCAAGAATCCTTGGAATCAGAAAGTTTTGAGCTGGATTTATTGGAATATCCACAGTATACTAAACCTCAAAATTGGCAAGGAAAGGTCGTGCCTGAAATACTGCTGTCAGGTGACCACAAGAAAATAGCCGCATGGCGCTTATCACAAGCAGAAATAATAACACAGGAACGTCGCCCAGATTTATGGGATGCGTATCTTGATAAAAAAAAGGAAACCTAAAGTGAATTTATTACAAGAAATTGAACAAGAACAAGTCCAAAAATTGCTGGCCGGAAAATCAATTCCTGATTTTCGTGCAGGTGATTCCATCAGAGTTCATGTCAGAGTCGTCGAAGGCGAGAGAGAAAGAACACAGCTGTTTGAAGGCGTCGTTATTGGACGCAAAAATCGCGGGCTGAATTCATCCTTTCGTATGCGCAAAATTTCATCCGGAGAAGGCGTAGAACGCGTATTTTCCCTTTATTCCCCCAACATTAAAATCGAAGTCATCCGTCAGGGTGCTGTTCGTCGTGCAAAATTGTATTACTTGCGTGGCCGTACCGGTAAGCGCGCCCGTATCGCCGAAAAAAGGCGTCCGGCAGTTGCCCCACAAACGGCTAAGGCAGCAGCAGTCTCCCTATAAATTCCTGTTAAAGGAATAGGTTATTTTCATACACGCCATTTCCCTTTTCAAAGGGGTGGCGTGTATTTTTTTGTAAAGCCATCCACTTGTCTATTGATCACCCAGAGAAACACTGTACAAATTGTCCCATAGCATTTTTACCATCGATGACCTGAAAAAAGAAGCCATCACCCTGGCTTTGGAAATCGATTCGCCGTGCTGCATTGCCTTGTGGGGGGAGATGGGCGCGGGCAAAACAACGTTTGCCAAGTTTTTCATTCAGGCGCTTTTGGGGGATCAAAATGCAGATGTTCCAAGCCCCACGTTTACCTTGGTTCAAACCTATCAAACCAACAAAGGAGAGCTTTGGCATTGTGATTTATATCGCCTGAACGATCCCGAGGAAATAGCCGAATTGGGCTTGTTGGAGGCATTTCAAAGGCACATTTGTTTGGTCGAGTGGCCGGAAAATGCCGGGTCATTTTTGCCAAAAAAACGCCTGGATATTTATCTGGATTTTATTGATGAAACTACACGATCCTATCGATTGGAAAAACCAAAATGCAAAGAATACCCATAAGAAATGAATTTATTCGACGCTTTGCCTTTTGTCCTGAGGATCTAAATTTCCTAGCAAGTGATATGTCATTGCGGCAGTATTATCGCCTGAATAAAGCAGGCACCCCGGGTCATATCCTGATGGATGCGCCAAAGCCTGAAAACCCAGAACAATTTATTCGGATTGCCCACTACCTAAAAGGCGTCGGTCTTCGGGCCCCGGAAATCATTGGACAGGATTTGGATGTGGGCTTTGTCTTGCTGGAGGATTTCGGTGATCAAACGTTTACCAAAGTTTTAAAACAAACCCCGGAGGTCGAGGAGGGGCTTTTGACAATGGCCGTGAATGTGCTTAAGTATCTTCATCAAAATGCTATCGTTCAGCCGCCCGATGTACCGCTTTATTCTGTCCAGAAACTGGTGGCCGAGGTTGGTGTTTTTATCGATTGGTATTGGCCGTTTGTGACTGGATCAGACGCCCCCCTGGCCATCAAACAGGATTTTATGGAACGTTGGCAATTGGTTTTTGAATCGATGCCTCCTGTGCCGTCCAGTTTGGTTCTGCGGGATTATCATGTGGATAATTTGATGGTGCTTGAATCAGGAGAGGATGTCCAAAAATGTGGGTTGCTGGATTTCCAAGATGCGCTGTGGGGATCTGTTGTTTATGATTTCATATCGCTGATAGAGGATGCCAGGTGTGATACGACACCCTCGCTAATCAATGGGTTGTGGCAGTTGTTTTTGGATACGGTTCCGGAAAATGACCATGCCAATTATCGGGAGGCGGCCACCATTCTGGGTGCGGGGCGCCATACAAAGGTTCTGGGGATTTTTACGCGTGCTGCTATGCGGGGTGGTAATTCGAATTATTTATGTCACATTTCCCGATTGTGGGGATATTTGGATCGATCCTTTGACACGTGCCCGGCGCTTGGGCCTATCCGCGATTGGTTTAACTTGCATGCTGCGAGACTACAGCTCTCTATTTAACGGAAAGGGTTACCTTGAATCCTTTTTCGCAATAGTCTTTAATGTCGCTATAGGATTGCGCAAAGGTTGGATCCAGTTCCGATAACCGCACAAGTTGAGTGCCAACTTTTACCAACGGGTCAATCCCTCGAAACTTGGGCTTGAAATACATATCGTACGACCCGTCACCTGATATACGTTCAAAGGCGGTATGAGGGGTGCGAATAGCACGACATGCCTCCATGCGGGCCTGTATATAGGGATCTTTGGATGAAACCAACACGTTAAAGATTTTCATATCGGTGCCGAACCTTACCGACTTGTCTTTGATAAGCCCAAGGGAGATGGCTTTCTCCAGGATCTGTGAAAAATAATAGTTAAAGACCATATTCCAATCGGAACCCCAAAAATCTTTTGTAAAGTCTAATGATAAATTGGCCAGTTTTAAAGCTGACTTTGTGTCAATAAAAAACCATTTCTTTCCATCGAATCGTAAATCCTTTATGACGTCTTGAATTTCTTCTGCGGTAATTTTATTAAAAAGGAGGCCTGTATGCAAATTATACTCAATCCTGTCGGCGCACATGTCGGGCAGTGGTTGTTCCAGAGCAAGATTCGATCCGTTGTCTGGGTCTACATCCCTAAGGGATAATCCACCGCATGCTAAAATCTCAAGAAGATCTGCTTCTGCCAGGAATTTTAGATGAATTTTATCCTGATACGAATGTTGATTTTCTGCGTATGAATTTGTCTTGCTCATGTGACCAAATAAATAATCCCCCGTATGAGAGAAAGCAGTATGGGAGGCATCGTGTAAAACCCCTGTAACCTGTTCCCCGACAGAACTCTCGAACATTTTCAATAGGGCCCAAACCCCAACGGAATGGTCATATCGGCTATAGGCGGGGACATGCCCAAAATAATAAAGGGCGCCAGATTGATCGACATTTTTGATTCGTTGCATGGGTTTTGAATCCAACAAAGCATAGACAATAGGGTGATCAGTTTTCTGAGGCCCAAATATTGTGGGAACAAGTTGTTGTTCGTCGGCTGCATAACCAAGAAACGAGCAGCAAATCAAAATAAAAGAAAGTCGAGAAATCAAACGTACCATTTTTAATCTTTCGATGGAATTTAATGACTTACTGTTACATAAATTTTAAATACTGACAAGGCTTTATCGATTGGAAGTATAATCGAGCCCATTTCATGCAGTAGATGTACTGAAATCGCTTGTTAAAACCCTTGCGCCATGCAACTGGTTTGGTGCAAAATATTTTTGCAATGATTGAGTATAAAACATTTTTTTCAAAGAAACTGCAGTCCCTCAAAGACGAGGGGCGGTACAGAATTTTCGCTGATCTTGAACGGTTAGCGGGGCAGGCCCCCTATGCGTTGCTGCATCATGGTGACCAAACGAAAAAGGTTATCGTGTGGTGCAGTAATGACTATCTGGGGATGAGCCACCATCCCGATGTTACCAACGCCTTTATCGAGGGTGCCCAAAAATACGGGGCAGGGGCGGGTGGTACGCGCAATATTTCCGGAACGTCGCATGCCCATGTTCTGTTGGAACAAACGGTGGCATCCCTTCACCATAAAGAATCCAGTCTGATTTTTAGTTCGGGATATACCGCGAACGAGGGGGCGTTATGTGCCCTTGGCGAGGGATTGCCCGACTGCGTTTTTTTCTCCGATGAAAAAAATCACGCATCCATGATTCAGGGTATCCGCCATAGCCAGGCAGAACGATACGTTTTTCATCACAATGACTTGGCTGATTTGCGTCATAAATTGGCAAGTGTGGATATAAAAAGACCCAAGGTTATTGTGTTTGTTTCAGTATATTCCATGGATGGCGATCGGGCCCCAATCAAGGAAATTTGTAACCTGGCAAAAGAATATAACGCGCTAACATTTTTGGACGAGGTTCATGCCGTTGGAATCTATGGCCCAATGGGAAATGGTGTGGCAGCCGAAATGGGGTTGGCGGATTCGATTGATATTATCCAGGGAAACTTTGCAAAGGCTTATGGCGTCGTTGGGGGATATATTGCGGCATCAAAAGAAATCGTTGATTTCGTCCGAAGCTATGCATCGGGATTCATTTTCACAACATCATTGCCCCCTGCTGTTGCGGCGGCGGCCCAAAAATCCATCGAAATCCTTAAAACTGACCAAACGTATCGGGATAAACTGCATCAGAATGTCAGACGGCTAAAGGACAGGCTGCGTGGGACGTCATTGGTTTTTAAGGATTCCGACAGCCATATCGTGCCCATTGTTGTGGGCGACCCGTTTTTGTGTCAAATCCTGGCGGAACGATTGTTGTCTGAATTTGGTATTTACGTTCAGCCCATTAATTACCCAACAGTCCCAAGGGGGCAGGAACGGTTACGGATTACGGTGACCCCGGCCCATACTGTTGATCAGATTGAGGAATTTGTGGAAGCCGTGCATTGGCTGTGGCGGGATCTTGGGATCTGTGGCTGAGGGGGGGTTGTGAAAACAGTATCAGTGTGTTCGGGTGTTATGGATCCCCCGGTCAAAGTCTGTCCTAGGACTCGATCCAGGACCGGAGGAAAACTGTAGTGAAGGCTACTTTGATGTCGCCCTCATGGGGCCGAGCTAGGGTTAATAACCTAGTCCTTGTCCAACTCCGTCCGGTGCCCTAGGTCCTGTCCATGTTAATAACCCTTTCTTTAT
This genomic window from Alphaproteobacteria bacterium contains:
- the tsaE gene encoding tRNA (adenosine(37)-N6)-threonylcarbamoyltransferase complex ATPase subunit type 1 TsaE — protein: MSHSIFTIDDLKKEAITLALEIDSPCCIALWGEMGAGKTTFAKFFIQALLGDQNADVPSPTFTLVQTYQTNKGELWHCDLYRLNDPEEIAELGLLEAFQRHICLVEWPENAGSFLPKKRLDIYLDFIDETTRSYRLEKPKCKEYP
- the hemA gene encoding 5-aminolevulinate synthase — its product is MIEYKTFFSKKLQSLKDEGRYRIFADLERLAGQAPYALLHHGDQTKKVIVWCSNDYLGMSHHPDVTNAFIEGAQKYGAGAGGTRNISGTSHAHVLLEQTVASLHHKESSLIFSSGYTANEGALCALGEGLPDCVFFSDEKNHASMIQGIRHSQAERYVFHHNDLADLRHKLASVDIKRPKVIVFVSVYSMDGDRAPIKEICNLAKEYNALTFLDEVHAVGIYGPMGNGVAAEMGLADSIDIIQGNFAKAYGVVGGYIAASKEIVDFVRSYASGFIFTTSLPPAVAAAAQKSIEILKTDQTYRDKLHQNVRRLKDRLRGTSLVFKDSDSHIVPIVVGDPFLCQILAERLLSEFGIYVQPINYPTVPRGQERLRITVTPAHTVDQIEEFVEAVHWLWRDLGICG
- a CDS encoding phosphotransferase; translation: MQRIPIRNEFIRRFAFCPEDLNFLASDMSLRQYYRLNKAGTPGHILMDAPKPENPEQFIRIAHYLKGVGLRAPEIIGQDLDVGFVLLEDFGDQTFTKVLKQTPEVEEGLLTMAVNVLKYLHQNAIVQPPDVPLYSVQKLVAEVGVFIDWYWPFVTGSDAPLAIKQDFMERWQLVFESMPPVPSSLVLRDYHVDNLMVLESGEDVQKCGLLDFQDALWGSVVYDFISLIEDARCDTTPSLINGLWQLFLDTVPENDHANYREAATILGAGRHTKVLGIFTRAAMRGGNSNYLCHISRLWGYLDRSFDTCPALGPIRDWFNLHAARLQLSI
- a CDS encoding phosphohydrolase translates to MVRLISRLSFILICCSFLGYAADEQQLVPTIFGPQKTDHPIVYALLDSKPMQRIKNVDQSGALYYFGHVPAYSRYDHSVGVWALLKMFESSVGEQVTGVLHDASHTAFSHTGDYLFGHMSKTNSYAENQHSYQDKIHLKFLAEADLLEILACGGLSLRDVDPDNGSNLALEQPLPDMCADRIEYNLHTGLLFNKITAEEIQDVIKDLRFDGKKWFFIDTKSALKLANLSLDFTKDFWGSDWNMVFNYYFSQILEKAISLGLIKDKSVRFGTDMKIFNVLVSSKDPYIQARMEACRAIRTPHTAFERISGDGSYDMYFKPKFRGIDPLVKVGTQLVRLSELDPTFAQSYSDIKDYCEKGFKVTLSVK